The Elusimicrobiota bacterium sequence AGCGGAGACCTTGACCTTTTCCGATGGGGCCCTGGTTCTGGGCGCCGGCGTGGAGATGGGGTCGTTTAAATTAAACTACGCCTTCATTCCCCACGGATCGCTGGGGGATTCGAACCGATTTGACATTGGCGTGGCGTTCGGCGGAGAACAACCGGAAGAAATCCGACAACGTGAACTCCTGGCGGAGGCCCGGGCTCAGGTCGCCGAGGGGAAACTCGTGAAGGCGCGGGAAACGATCGATGAGCTCCTCGTGCTTTCGCCCGGCCTTCATGCCGCGCGGGAGTTGGACCGGGAAGTGAAGGGCCGGTTTTCCGAAAGCATTGATCCCGAAACGCTTTTTAACCTTGGTTTTTTCGCTTACTCGAAAGGAGATTACGAACGGGCGGTGGACTTCTTCCGCAAACTGTTGGTGATTGAACCCGATCACGCGGAGGCCAAAGCGTGGTTGGCGAAATCAGAAGAAATCGCTACCGCCGACCGGGTGAAGCGGGTCAAAGAACAAGTGGATCGAGTTCGTCAGAGGGAACGAGGGGACAACCTCCGTCAAGCGCGTGAAAAAATGGTTCGGGGAGAATGGCTGACCGCCCTGGAACAGTGGCGCCGGGTTCAAGTTTTGGGCGGAGACAGCCCTTCGGTGAAAGCCTCCATCGCCCAATGCAGGGAAGGCCTGTATGCCCAGGGCCTGGCGGCCCAGGGCCATGGGGACACGGAGGCCGCCCTGACTCTTTTTCGAGCTGTTCAAGAAGGCGGAGCCCCCTACAAAGACAGCGATCGGAGAATCTCGTCTATGGAAGCGGAATTGAAAAAGGAACGCCTCTCGCAGGCCTCGGAACTATACATCCAGGGTCTCGCGGCCTATAAAGGGGGCGACCTGGTGCGGGCCCGCGACCTCTTCCAAAGTTCCCTGGATGCGGTGGCCGACGATAAAACCACCCGCCGCGCCCTGGAACGCGTTGAAGAAGAATTAAAAAACATTGGAAAGAAGCCCTTGGGGAATTGATTCCTGGCGGAAGGTGACGGCCATGGATGAAAGCCTGATTTAATCGACGGAGGCCGGCTTCTTCCGGAATGGCGGCAGAGGGCTCGGAGATTCGGAATGATAGGGTTTCCCGTGAAGAAGGACATTGGACAACATGACCATACGCGCGCGCATAAGTCTCTTGATCGGATCCTTGCTGACCTTGGTGATCGCGGCCACGGGGACAGCGCTGTACGTGAGCGAGAGGGTTCTTCTATTGGAGAAAATGGAAGAATCCCGCCAGGGCCTTATCCGGCACTTCGCGCAATCCTGCCGCGACGCCATTGTCATGCACGATGATCTGGCCGCCATTAACGCCGCCGAATCCGTGAGCCGATCCCTCGGGGTCACCGAGGCGTTCTGCGCCGACGGGAAAAACCGAATTTTCGCTCACTCCCAAATGGGTCGTATCGGCCAAAACGACGACATGAAAGGCCCGGTGTCCCCGGACAGCCTTCGGCTCGTCCGGCAGATCGCCATGGGGGAAGGCCCCTCCGGCCGGGCGGTGATCCTTTTTTCTCGGGGGGCCTTTGACCAAACCATTCGGGAGGCCTTAAAGGAGACAGGACAACGCATCGCGGTGGTCACCGGAGCAGCGCTCTTTCTTGGAATGCTTGGGGCCTTCGTCCTTGCCAGAAGCCTGACACGGCCGATTCAGCGAATCGCAAAAGGCACCCACGAAATCTCACAGGGCCGACTGGACCACCGCATCCAACTCCCGCGCAAAGAC is a genomic window containing:
- a CDS encoding PorV/PorQ family protein, which gives rise to MSNRNFYMMRVLWAAVFLFVAAPAAALFSGGDRGSRGPAILKMGAGVRAAGLGDAYSGIADDPSSLVWNPAGLNRMPRQEILFTHSDSYLNQTHDFLGYALPVWWAGERRTLGLSLTTLATPAFDVVEEEQSLGRAHPLESVVGFSFATPWRELSVGATAKIIQQRTFQESASTFALDGGVLGRWFRGRATWGVSVANIGTPLRIGDRTVKLAGVVRAGMGYTVFSRKTRPRQDALLLAAELEAPFDDRLSPHGGLEYSLRVKEGVRVALRGGFRAGAETLTFSDGALVLGAGVEMGSFKLNYAFIPHGSLGDSNRFDIGVAFGGEQPEEIRQRELLAEARAQVAEGKLVKARETIDELLVLSPGLHAARELDREVKGRFSESIDPETLFNLGFFAYSKGDYERAVDFFRKLLVIEPDHAEAKAWLAKSEEIATADRVKRVKEQVDRVRQRERGDNLRQAREKMVRGEWLTALEQWRRVQVLGGDSPSVKASIAQCREGLYAQGLAAQGHGDTEAALTLFRAVQEGGAPYKDSDRRISSMEAELKKERLSQASELYIQGLAAYKGGDLVRARDLFQSSLDAVADDKTTRRALERVEEELKNIGKKPLGN